A stretch of the Phaeodactylum tricornutum CCAP 1055/1 chromosome 15, whole genome shotgun sequence genome encodes the following:
- a CDS encoding predicted protein, which yields MKQSVDDEQADNSSAIPLSDKQMKRIASRNRKKELRKVNKLKKKLARHAKAIAEGRNLEEERCQQALRTLSGDGKRRREQEWLAKESQARSSFEVCIDCDFEADMCSKEINSLATQIRYCYSINKRTQHPSYVAVTSLGGVTLSNLSNVTGFSEWKSRGFYTIGKPLAEHFEGKLERLVYLTSDSDNSLEDLDDDSIYVIGGIVDRNRLKYATLHRAEKKNENSQTTLRRSLQVNTRHSNIDRQPRFRHLDQIS from the coding sequence ATGAAGCAAAGCGTCGATGATGAACAAGCCGACAATTCTTCAGCAATTCCACTTTCCGACAAGCAGATGAAACGGATTGCTTCGCGCAATCGCAAGAAAGAACTGCGGAAAGTGAATAAACTCAAAAAGAAGCTGGCGAGACACGCCAAAGCAATAGCTGAGGGAAGGAACTTAGAGGAAGAACGATGTCAGCAAGCATTGCGAACGTTGAGTGGTGACGGGAAGAGAAGACGGGAACAAGAATGGTTAGCAAAAGAGTCCCAGGCGAGGTCGTCGTTTGAAGTTTGCATCGATTgtgattttgaagcagacATGTGTTCAAAAGAAATCAACAGCTTGGCAACCCAAATCCGCTACTGCTACTCGATAAACAAACGAACACAGCATCCCTCGTACGTTGCTGTCACAAGTTTGGGTGGTGTGACATTAAGCAACCTTTCCAATGTGACTGGTTTCAGCGAATGGAAAAGTAGAGGGTTCTATACAATTGGGAAGCCGCTGGCAGAGCACTTCGAAGGCAAATTAGAGAGGCTAGTCTATCTCACAAGCGACTCAGACAATTCTCTCGAAGACTTGGATGACGACAGCATCTACGTAATCGGTGGAATCGTGGACCGCAATCGGTTGAAATATGCAACGCTGCATCGTGCCGAAAAAAAGAATGAGAACAGCCAAACTACCCTTAGACGATCACTGCAAGTCAATACAAGGCACTCGAATATTGACCGTCAACCACGTTTTCGACATCTTGATCAAATATCGTGA
- a CDS encoding predicted protein codes for MSSSDSAIQERLQTAASDLASLVRVSHRLALVDTSDRLQQVLEKLLPRLLKRIGDNHLEASNSESALKSALDKIHVKLVETLSHTMKRVREDNACKLPCLDILKLLLNESEPGKDQASLPVAKTAVDPFTLNLSLTFLTIGLPRSDRLELDSLWPGLLVLVGHTATLEALGNATRRSQANQLAHLLLQCVEGSVHQISSSGKDKPSTGPTIFSENLKSSLPLSRQACRDPTIAPVFYDLLLDVILYQPTAGNVPPNGLSQAGSERLQEGNSPSARDWAAEMASRTRLVQLKLSVLDIISPSRHWALFLGTPSQENSNSLGVARTVALLVAASGDPMPDVASRAASYLKAYRDSFRGHISTTTQLYGNPIALFVELLSLCLGQAQAEASLTGIAGWKSTPLGKTEPMTATGNVQLVLSTRRRSLIDSPMASLVSFVSSSLLELDPELLNDVNVTHVRAFATLAIQVSLQSLRKVGSPTGLSTQRAKQFVAAAELLNTLAVRLVVCFDSKLHGSDDLASLMAQSLVAACSALSSIASLQRPLSDSLGSEGSIAIRDACYGVICSLSRSQFALLKEGYIFNQGSPREELMTPITQSVSIETVTLLFGCASKESEKLRARAVAALDALLGAYCRVYTDKDVEQRKQDTEHQRVTENPWIDAATKKKKHEYTPPVHNIELSRSLLPLLWTSAQSFQPKASRVAAARWSSELLRKTQLSTACHLLCFLAGDGDVTAASIAKKGLGLSKASSGISTTEVGENSLPEFGEFAQLVFHKGPSSTLGQLHRYWSFSFQGKEAALRFGLRCMLNDLYDAENDAISLFLSTLTETLEMFAHEATRSSSAGSSLSLLDEFARRSILNASSFGLAELEALVFKSSSSKARRQLAGALGALYEDTSVSRDINAQHNENGNQIIMLSLGRSLALCSENLYSLNSNVSTTSQIHGASFLGGHCVRALRLKNETDDSAMVLNSIADAVTKYGHGDLMDAPRVAKLVVAAGQCLAATTIIAESLEQLELAVPRYRCFQAILLLLGSTSYRKDEEIALVAGEALALYSDAYSPVNATYGKLDANNWPHDYSEDYARQLPPHSQTLYVLLRKYRYLSSPHERTSSAQALLALVGRCAGRRSMSYKSYSAHSWLKVQADRKYASRFLPQSLLLRLDEIQQAFIGLLADPKSKHLSRESCCLGLAACRGLAGSSTSQATTSEKLNLRLLHAFGQSTNFGGSALMETSVQATQRREADQEGNSSARELMERFGIEDETGGTSGMGEAALGAYREMASASVSLGRPEILYALLVLSVSHSVWFSKEALEKYSAAALLGNDTFGGSRMHSTEIRSALRPHLGKLLPRLLRACHDPNKQTREQMSFLWNGLTGGGTESRQIISIYFDSTLDTLLEAATNKLWRARAGACGALTEIIAGRDWYSLGGGPPILNDDDLFGTGHISAGVRLLRLWRVAMRSLDDVRGAVRERGEALGRGLRALTIRLCDNSLSDTKSGAKRSRENLAVHERDASAAAATSIRWLVRHGLNQSCPEASGLSVSTLVEVVQMVRPRILEPILPLLLRSLLLAMSGLEPAALNFLQLRTQDQAGLERLRLQLAQTGPLASAVSKCVDLLPSVSIKTQREVITELDSTLRLSAGFASRAATADAVSMLCNTCPDAFRFAGVPSGLHPTVRLLRAFYFAAERERGQGAKDKMIHSLGSLAALCPGGSVRSLAARACDNYNRSTGNNDDPAARKAAASALRAIAVRASSQFSDGGTSDIWRRRVLPVAFVGKQDSDSSVRTMWTEVWKEGECAVSFGKAVCGTSLEEQILTEIVRECNSALGDVSWSRRVAGSKTLIGLSKAGVLGPTSKSSNQGDSYLRAKRRAMASASALTVCIKVLQKRRLWTGKATVLSAAISICTCWIKPQFDAGIDQSLLLGFEGNSEMCPWKPITHVARDGDLLKEDSYFLSENANTEEDIPCCSNNTENSTEGTSSVFDFMECDKNAESEEVTPSTLNENQIRTASLTGILRFLAREGMVTDYSQNDTDSDECLPYKLAAMGGFVDLLQEIPPSMASYRMELYELISDCLLSPFDGSFRKDPKTSKQPPVLLAAALKGWCGLFWEGVGAIKGTPETADAVFVAKLLRQAGGKQQSAWTLREIAPLSAGRYVGLCGLDALRNYQFVSTLADIVRFALEDKKFWRVRFAGLQLLTKLVGRVNTGPKELVLDALLPFKEIFLLLAKSMLRDSEAQITALSSELVSSMAWWP; via the exons atgtcgtcgtcggattccGCGATTCAAGAGCGTTTACAAACGGCCGCTTCTGACCTTGCCTCGCTAGTTCGAGTTTCTCATCGACTAGCACTGGTAGATACAAGTGACCGGCTCCAGCAAGTCCTCGAAAAATTGCTCCCCCGCCTTTTGAAACGAATAGGTGACAATCATTTGGAGGCATCTAACAGCGAATCGGCACTAAAATCCGCACTTGACAAGATACATGTGAAACTAGTTGAAACCCTGTCCCACACGATGAAAAGAGTGCGAGAAGACAACGCGTGCAAATTGCCTTGCTTAGACATCTTGAAGCTGCTGCTAAATGAGAGCGAGCCCGGGAAAGATCAGGCCAGCTTGCCTGTCGCAAAGACCGCTGTCGATCCCTTTACTTTGAATTTGTCGCTCACTTTCTTAACGATCGGTTTGCCACGATCGGACAGACTAGAGTTGGATTCTCTATGGCCCGGTCTTCTTGTCCTCGTCGGGCACACAGCAACACTGGAGGCTCTAGGCAACGCGACTAGACGATCGCAAGCCAACCAGTTGGCCCATTTGTTGCTACAATGCGTTGAAGGCTCGGTTCATCAAATTTCTTCCTCCGGAAAAGACAAACCTTCCACGGGCCCAACTATTTTCTCGGAAAACCTGAAGAGCTCCTTGCCTCTTTCGCGTCAGGCTTGTCGGGATCCAACTATCGCCCCAGTGTTTTATGATCTTCTCCTAGACGTGATTCTTTACCAGCCGACGGCGGGGAATGTCCCACCAAATGGCCTTTCGCAGGCTGGCTCGGAGCGGCTTCAAGAGGGTAACTCGCCAAGTGCACGCGACTGGGCAGCCGAGATGGCATCACGCACACGTCTCGTGCAACTCAAATTGTCAGTACTTGACATTATATCTCCCAGTCGACACTGGGCCTTGTTCTTGGGCACTCCGAGTCAAGAGAATTCCAATTCCCTTGGAGTGGCGCGGACAGTGGCATTGTTAGTGGCAGCAAGTGGAGATCCCATGCCAGATGTAGCCAGTAGAGCTGCATCTTATCTTAAGGCATACAGAGATTCTTTTCGGGGTCACATCTCTACCACAACACAGCTCTATGGTAATCCAATAGCTCTTTTTGTTGAGCTCCTCTCTCTCTGCTTGGGACAGGCCCAAGCGGAAGCGTCGCTTACTGGAATCGCAGGCTGGAAATCTACTCCTTTGGGGAAAACTGAGCCTATGACAGCTACTGGGAACGTTCAGCTAGTTCTTTCAACTAGACGAAGGTCGTTGATTGACTCGCCAATGGCTTCCCTGGTATCTTTTGTTTCCTCGTCTCTTTTGGAATTGGATCCTGAACTATTGAATGATGTCAACGTGACACACGTTCGGGCTTTCGCTACTTTGGCTATTCAAGTCTCACTTCAATCATTAAGAAAAGTAGGTTCTCCGACAGGTTTATCTACGCAGCGTGCCAAACAATTTGTCGCGGCCGCCGAGCTTCTCAATACTTTGGCCGTTCGCCTTGTTGTCTGCTTTGACTCGAAATTGCATGGAAGTGATGATTTAGCCAGTCTGATGGCACAAAGTTTGGTTGCGGCGTGTTCAGCTCTTAGCAGTATAGCGTCTCTGCAGCGTCCTCTGTCGGATAGTCTAGGGAGTGAAGGTAGTATAGCCATAAGAGATGCCTGTTACGGTGTTATTTGCTCACTTTCCCGATCGCAGTTCGCGTTGTTAAAGGAGGGCTACATATTTAACCAGGGCAGTCCAAGAGAAGAGCTGATGACGCCAATCACACAGTCGGTCAGCATTGAAACTGTAACCTTGTTGTTTGGATGTGCTTCGAAGGAATCGGAGAAGTTGCGTGCAAGGGCTGTCGCTGCTTTGGACGCCCTTTTGGGTGCTTATTGCCGCGTTTATACTGACAAAGATGTTGAACAAAGAAAGCAAGATACTGAGCATCAACGTGTGACCGAAAATCCGTGGATAGATGctgcaacgaagaagaaaaagcatgAATATACACCACCTGTGCATAATATTGAACTTTCTCGGAGCCTCCTGCCGTTGCTGTGGACCTCCGCTCAAAGTTTCCAGCCAAAAGCTTCGCGCGTCGCAGCTGCTCGTTGGTCATCTGAGCTTCTCAGGAAGACGCAGCTTTCAACCGCCTGCCATTTACTATGCTTTCTTGCAGGAGATGGGGACGTAACTGCTGCATCAATTGCCAAGAAAGGATTGGGTTTATCAAAAGCCTCTTCGGGAATATCAACAACCGAAGTCGGAGAAAACTCCTTACCCGAATTCGGAGAGTTCGCTCAATTGGTTTTCCACAAAGGCCCAAGCTCGACCCTTGGACAGCTTCATCGATACTGGAGCTTCTCGTTTCAAGGCAAAGAAGCAGCACTAAGATTTGGACTTCGTTGCATGCTCAACGATCTATACGATGCTGAAAATGATGCCATAAGTTTATTTCTCTCTACTTTGACGGAAACTCTTGAAATGTTCGCCCATGAAGCGACGAGGTCTTCATCCGCAGGTTCCTCGTTGAGTTTACTCGACGAG TTTGCCAGGCGTTCTATTTTGAATGCATCGTCATTTGGGTTGGCAGAGCTTGAGGCACTTGTTTTCAAGTCCAGTTCCTCTAAGGCTCGTAGACAACTTGCCGGGGCCCTTGGTGCGCTATATGAAGACACCAGTGTATCCAGGGACATAAATGCACAGCATAATGAAAACGGCAATCAAATTATAATGCTGAGCCTGGGTCGCTCGCTCGCTTTGTGTTCGGAAAACCTATACAGTTTGAACAGCAACGTATCTACAACAAGTCAAATTCACGGTGCCTCCTTTCTAGGCGGTCATTGTGTTCGGGCTCTGCGTTTAAAAAATGAAACAGAT GACAGCGCAATGGTGCTCAATAGTATTGCAGACGCAGTGACCAAATATGGGCATGGGGATCTAATGGACGCTCCACGCGTAGCAAAACTTGTCGTGGCGGCAGGTCAATGCCTTGCGGCCACGACCATTATCGCTGAGTCCTTGGAGCAATTGGAGCTTGCCGTACCACGATATAGGTGTTTTCAAGCAATTCTTTTGCTCTTAGGCTCAACTTCTTACAGGAAGGATGAAGAAATCGCACTCGTCGCCGGAGAGGCATTGGCTCTGTACAGCGACGCCTACAGCCCTGTTAACGCTACTTACGGGAAATTAGACGCAAACAACTGGCCTCACGACTACTCGGAAGACTACGCCCGCCAGCTCCCACCGCACAGTCAAACCCTTTACGTTCTGCTCAGAAAGTACCGTTATTTGTCAAGTCCCCATGAACGAACGTCGTCGGCCCAGGCTCTCCTAgcattggttggaagatGCGCTGGAAGG CGTTCGATGTCTTACAAATCATATTCTGCTCATTCGTGGTTGAAGGTCCAAGCTGACAGGAAGTATGCTAGTAGATTTTTGCCTCAATCTCTTCTCCTGCGCTTGGATGAGATTCAGCAGGCCTTTATTGGGCTGTTGGCTGACCCTAAAAGCAAGCATCTGTCAAGAGAGAGCTGTTGTCTTGGCTTAGCGGCGTGTAGAGGATTGGCCGGATCTTCGACATCACAAGCAACAACTAGTGAGAAGCTCAACCTAAGGCTACTTCATGCCTTTGGCCAATCGACCAATTTCGGCGGAAGTGCACTTATGGAAACTTCTGTGCAAGCCACACAGAGAAGAGAAGCTGACCAGGAAGGGAACTCATCAGCACGAGAGCTGATGGAGCGCTTCGGAATTGAAGACGAAACCGGTGGTACGTCTGGAATGGGAGAAGCAGCTTTAGGGGCATATAGGGAGATGGCATCAGCAAGCGTTTCCCTGGGCAGGCCTGAAATCTTGTACGCACTACTTGTGCTTTCTGTATCGCACAGTGTTTGGTTCTCAAAAGAAGCGCTCGAGAAGTATAGTGCTGCTGCTCTACTGGGAAATGACACGTTTGGCGGGTCGCGAATGCATTCCACTGAGATACGGAGTGCTCTTCGCCCACATTTGGGAAAGCTGCTCCCGAGATTGCTAAGAGCTTGCCATGACCCAAATAAGCAGACTCGCGAGCAAATGTCGTTTTTGTGGAACGGCCTGACCGGTGGCGGTACAGAATCACGCCAGATTATCTCCATCTACTTTGACTCTACTCTAGACACCcttttggaagctgctaccaaTAAACTATGGAGGGCTAGAGCTGGAGCTTGCGGTGCTTTGACTGAAATAATTGCAGGGCGAGACTGGTATTCCTTGGGCGGAGGCCCTCCGATTCTGAACGATGATGATCTCTTTGGTACGGGTCATATCTCCGCCGGAGTACGCTTATTGCGTTTATGGCGTGTGGCAATGCGCTCTTTGGATGACGTACGCGGTGCTGTGAGAGAAAGGGGCGAGGCACTTGGCCGGGGACTTCGAGCTCTAACAATTCGTCTTTGCGACAATTCTCTATCCGACACAAAATCTGGAGCCAAGCGATCTCGAGAGAACCTTGCAGTACACGAGCGAGACGCAAGTGCGGCAGCAGCGACATCAATCAGATGGCTTGTGCGTCATGGCTTGAACCAAAGTTGTCCAGAGGCAAGCGGCCTCTCTGTTTCCACACTTGTTGAGGTTGTTCAAATGGTGAGACCGCGAATATTGGAACCCATCCTTCCTCTATTACTACGCTCTTTACTGCTAGCCATGTCTGGGCTGGAACCAGCGGCTCTCAACTTTTTGCAGCTTCGAACTCAGGATCAAGCTGGACTTGAGCGCCTGAGGCTACAACTGGCTCAGACGGGCCCTCTTGCATCTGCTGTCTCCAAGTGCGTGGACCTGCTCCCCAGCGTTTCCATAAAGACGCAGCGGGAAGTCATCACAGAGTTGGACTCTACCCTTCGCCTTTCTGCAGGTTTTGCATCCCGGGCCGCAACTGCGGATGCTGTATCCATGCTCTGCAACACGTGTCCAGATGCTTTTCGATTTGCTGGGGTTCCGAGTGGTCTACACCCAACAGTGAGACTTCTCCGTGCTTTCTATTTCGCCGCAGAGCGAGAGAGAGGCCAGGGTGCCAAAGACAAAATGATACATTCTCTAGGTAGCCTAGCTGCCCTGTGCCCTGGGGGGTCTGTTCGATCGTTGGCTGCACGTGCATGTGATAATTACAACAGAAGCACGGGGAATAATGACGACCCAGCAGCGAgaaaagcagcagcatcTGCTCTTCGAGCGATTGCAGTTCGAGCATCAAGCCAATTTTCAGATGGCGGGACATCCGATATTTGGCGACGGCGTGTTTTGCCAGTCGcttttgttggaaagcaAGATTCAGACTCATCTGTTCGGACTATGTGGACAGAAGTTTGGAAAGAAGGAGAGTGCGCTgtttcttttggaaaggcTGTTTGCGGAACTAGTTTAGAGGAGCAAATTTTGACAGAGATTGTACGCGAATGCAATTCGGCTCTGGGCGATGTGTCGTGGTCGCGCAGAGTAGCTGGATCCAAAACGCTGATTGGTTTGTCCAAAGCTGGAGTTCTTGGGCCGACTTCGAAAAGCTCTAATCAGGGGGATTCGTATCTTCGAGCAAAGCGAAGAGCAATGGCAAGCGCTTCAGCTCTGACAGTCTGCATCAAAGTTCTGCAGAAACGCAGGCTGTGGACCGGAAAGGCCACTGTACTTTCAGCCGCCATATCTATTTGTACTTGTTGGATCAAGCCTCAATTCGACGCTGGCATAGACCAGAGCCTTTTACTTGGTTTTGAAGGTAATTCTGAGATGTGCCCATGGAAACCAATCACGCACGTGGCCCGTGATGGGGATCTTTTGAAAGAGGACAGTTACTTCTTGTCAGAAAATGCGAATACGGAGGAGGATATTCCCTGTTGTTCGAATAATACCGAGAATTCTACTGAAGGGACCTCTTCAGTATTTGACTTCATGGAGTGCGATAAGAATGCCGAATCAGAAGAGGTTACGCCATCGACACTGAACGAAAACCAGATTAGAACCGCCTCTCTAACCGGGATCCTTCGTTTCCTTGCGAGAGAGGGCATGGTGACCGACTACTCGCAAAACGACACCGATTCTGATGAGTGCTTGCCATACAAGCTTGCCGCAATGGGGGGATTTGTCGACCTTCTTCAAGAAATTCCGCCTTCAATGGCTTCGTACCGAATGGAACTCTATGAGCTGATATCTGATTGTCTCCTGAGCCCCTTTGACGGGTCCTTTCGTAAGGATCCAAAGACGTCGAAGCAGCCGCCCGTGCTGCTAGCTGCTGCCCTCAAGGGTTGGTGTGGACTTTTCTGGGAAGGAGTAGGGGCAATAAAAGGCACCCCTGAAACTGCAGATGCCgtgtttgttgcaaaattgCTTCGACAAGCCGGAGGAAAGCAGCAATCGGCATGGACGTTGAGAGAAATAGCTCCGTTATCTGCAGGGCGCTATGTTGGGCTTTGCGGTTTGGATGCGCTTCGGAACTACCAATTCGTTTCTACTTTAGCCGACATCGTCCGATTTGCCCTAGAAGACAAAAAATTTTGGCGTGTGAG ATTTGCGGGACTACAGCTTTTGACGAAACTCGTCGGCAGGGTTAATACCGGACCGAAGGAACTGGTTCTCGACGCTCTGCTCCCTTTTAAGGaaatttttcttcttctaGCAAAATCAATGTTAAGAGACTCCGAAGCCCAGATTACTGCTTTAAGCAGCGAGTTGGTAAGCAGCATGGCATGGTGGCCATAG
- a CDS encoding carotenoid isomerase-like protein (Forms an outgroup of CRTISO clade in phylogenetic tree containing various PDS ZDS and CRTISO.) codes for MTPVTQSPPVELSTDPPVALSLALPPLSPTADGTLQHHHLTTTDDESSSPWPVIRSVFRGQNNFSDPLNRGWNPWRPGISSRQDKCGVEYVKMHGQYFPTSGSGFSTGPVGQHDGHELEQRCDTERQGGGHVNKGNHVEANVATSVLCATECCLPHREPEPKTVCVVVLRSLQRDPTFQQDEVSAFLGAFRGWIGNEVDRLFEWAATAAKALCMANWQGKSRLLKKFGATVRRLDKACGPFGWTAWILFPCQTLMQRRDHYTRYAIGRSRTLGDAESCFLVWLFHWPARRVKLHPRRASRFRPELVLENGKQRRFDTIVIGSGSGGCACANLLAQSGQRVLILEQHTKTGGCTHSFRDRGCEWDTGLHYTSAGMGRSTCRPGAIMHFMTQGLQKWTPLQDPYDEVIFPPDDFVKLGVPNESSYRFVSGADETIQSVLASIDPEHRELEKRARLYMDLCTDINSGFTALGISRVLPSWMHFLVRSRIDRLMKFAAMTVRDVQYGMLNLGLTIEELLKDGCPPAPAGSEPDPSIRRLKAVLTHPIGDYAVQPRDATMAAHGVTMAHYQDGACYCVGPTQQISVRSSSMVREFGGEVLTDATVREIILEHGRAVGVRVSNTSALAECKSDAERAQVPVTELRAKAVVCATSVYNLYNNLLPQDLAQVKEFQDPEKRTIQQSNGHIFLFCKIKGDPTELKLPAHNLWYFNSYDIDDAFEAYFTDPVGQRPPTVYIGFPCTKDTSWKQRFPGVSNCILISDGLWEWFEKWQDKPVHNRGSDYEEFKEKLSKHLLEILFEFVPEVKDKIEFSFLGTPLSEQTYLNSFCAGSYGTKCLPSMFAKSNRRWTTSPHTSIPGLYLAGSDAFLPAVCGAMYGGCFGAIAVLGHLRALKLTLAFIAHFAGCITDEDPKIGWIQAYILAWKKFMND; via the exons ATGACTCCCGTCACGCAGAGTCCACCCGTCGAGTTGTCGACCGACCCTCCCGTCGCACTCTCCTTGGCCTTGCCTCCATTGTCTCCTACGGCAGACGGCACGCTTCAACACCACCACCTCACCAccaccgacgacgagtcgtcgAGTCCTTGGCCA GTGATCCGCAGCGTGTTCCGTGGTCAAAACAATTTCAGCGATCCGTTGAATCGCGGGTGGAATCCCTGGCGGCCCGGGATAAGTTCCCGTCAGGACAAGTGCGGCGTCGAGTACGTAAAGATGCACGGCCAGTACTTCCCTACCAGTGGTAGTGGTTTCTCAACAGGTCCCGTTGGCCAACATGATGGCCACGAGCTCGAGCAGCGCTGTGACACTGAACGACAAGGGGGCGGTCACGTTAACAAGGGTAACCACGTCGAAGCAAACGTAGCGACGAGCGTGTTGTGTGCCACCGAGTGCTG TTTACCTCACAGAGAACCCGAACCCAAAACAGTGTGCGTCGTCGTTTTGCGTAGTCTCCAACGTGATCCGACCTTTCAACAAGATGAGGTTTCCGCTTTCCTCGGTGCATTTCGAGGCTGGATTGGTAACGAGGTCGACCGGCTTTTCGAATGGGCTGCTACGGCTGCTAAGGCACTGTGTATGGCGAATTGGCAAGGCAAATCCCGGCTTTTGAAGAAATTTGGCGCTACCGTTCGTCGTCTGGACAAAGCCTGCGGTCCATTTGGTTGGACTGCATGGATCCTTTTCCCATGTCAAACATTGATGCAGCGCCGGGATCACTATACA CGGTACGCGATTGGCCGATCCAGAACTCTCGGTGACGCCGAATCGT GTTTTCTGGTTTGGTTGTTCCACTGGCCCGCTCGACGAGTCAAACTGCATCCGCGGCGAGCGAGTCGCTTTCGGCCGGAGCTTGTGCTGGAAAACGGCAAGCAACGTCGGTTTGACACCATTGTGATTGGATCCGGATCGGGAGGTTGCGCCTGCGCCAACCTGTTGGCCCAATCTGGGCAGCGCGTCCTGATTCTGGAGCAACACACCAAAACGGGGGGATGTACCCATTCCTTTCGCGATCGCGGCTGTGAGTGGGACACCGGCTTACACTACACGTCGGCAGGAATGGGGCGATCGACCTGCCGACCGGGTGCCATCATGCATTTTATGACGCAAGGTCTGCAGAAGTGGACTCCACTACAGGATCCCTACGATGAAGTCATCTTTCCTCCGGACGATTTCGTTAAACTTGGCGTCCCGAACGAGTCGTCGTACCGCTTCGTGAGCGGTGCGGACGAGACAATTCAAAGCGTTTTGGCCAGTATTGACCCTGAACACCGGGAGCTCGAAAAAAGAGCAAGATTATACATGGATTTGTGCACAGATATTAACAGTGGCTTTACAGCACTCGGAATCTCTCGGGTGTTGCCTTCGTGGATGCACTTTCTCGTGCGGTCCAGGATTGATCGTCTCATGAAGTTCGCAGCCATGACTGTCCGAGATGTACAATACGGAATGCTCAATCTGGGGCTGACGATAGAAGAGCTTCTCAAGGATGGCTGCCCCCCGGCGCCTGCTGGATCCGAACCAGATCCTTCTATTCGTCGCCTAAAGGCTGTCTTGACTCATCCAATTGGCGATTACGCAGTGCAGCCACGTGATGCGACCATGGCGGCACACGGAGTTACTATGGCGCACTATCAAGATGGAGCGTGCTACTGCGTTGGTCCGACGCAGCAAATTTCGGTCCGAAGCTCTAGTATGGTGCGAGAATTTGGCGGTGAGGTATTGACGGACGCGACCGTTCGAGAAATTATCCTCGAGCACGGACGCGCCGTTGGAGTTCGCGTGAGCAACACGTCGGCCTTGGCGGAATGTAAATCCGATGCCGAGCGCGCCCAAGTGCCAGTGACCGAGCTCCGGGCGAAAGCGGTGGTATGTGCGACTTCAGTATACAATTTATACAATAACTTGTTGCCTCAAGACCTTGCACAAGTAAAGGAGTTTCAAGATCCGGAAAAACGAACCATCCAACAGAGCAACGGTCATATTTTCCTCTTTTGCAAGATCAAAGGGGACCCGACCGAGCTGAAGTTACCAGCCCACAATCTGTGGTATTTCAATTCTTATGACATTGACGATGCCTTTGAGGCCTACTTTACCGATCCTGTTGGTCAGCGGCCCCCAACAGTCTATAT TGGATTCCCCTGCACAAAGGATACAAGCTGGAAGCAGAGATTTCCGGGAGTAAGCAATTGCATCCTCATTTCAGATGGTCTTTGGGAGTGGTTCGAGAAATGGCAAGATAAACCAGTGCACAATAGGGGTTCCGACTACGAGGAGTTCAAGGAAAAGCTGAGCAAACATCTGTTGGAAATCCTCTTCGAGTTTGTACCAGAAGTGAAGGATAAGATTGAATTCAGCTTTCTCGGAACTCCTTTGTCGGAGCAAACGTACCTGAACTCATTTTGTGCTGGGAGCTACGGAACGAAGTGTCTTCCTTCTATGTTTGCTAAAAGCAACCGCAGGTGGACAACATCTCCTCACACATCTATTCCTGGTCTATATCTGGCGGGGTCGGACGCGTTTTTGCCTGCAGTTTGCGGTGCCATGTACGGAGGCTGCTTTGGAGCAATTGCAGTTCTGGGTCATTTGCGAGCCCTGAAGCTGACCTTGGCGTTCATTGCACACTTTGCTGGGTGTATAACAGATGAGGATCCCAAAATTGGCTGGATCCAAGCTTATATTCTTGCCTGGAAAAAGTTTATGAACGACTGA